The bacterium genome contains a region encoding:
- a CDS encoding putative DNA binding domain-containing protein — MYTATMDQALAQSSDRRGDALLGLAEDQWFDRKSARVKPWKLAETLVGFANAEGGAVVVGLSEGRVEGIDSTGPEHLSALQQAAFDFTRPAVRCETRLVECRNAAGKADRLLVVAVASSEQVHADHRDRVFLRVGDETRRLDFFQRQNLIYDKGQASYELTPVTDAGFDDLDTDLLADYAGATAHPDPLRLLKARNLITSGGEITTAAVLLFGTNPQRWFPEARVRVLRYQGTERGTGVRQRLIDDIVVEGSIPHQLALARQVIFDHMPTRRALVRGRFEQVMLVPEDAWIEGLVNAVVHRSYNIGGDHIRVEILDDRVEIESPGRFPGIVSLDRPRDITRFARNPRVTRVCADLRFGQELGEGIRRIFDEMHLAGLSDPLYTQTAGSVRLQLSYRPADRELEERLPRGARDVLRAINEAGRLSTGDTMRITRQARPTVLRHLRALETEGLVEWVGHSAKDPRAYWTRRVE, encoded by the coding sequence GTGTATACAGCCACGATGGATCAGGCGCTAGCCCAGTCGTCCGACAGGCGCGGTGACGCGCTGCTAGGTCTGGCCGAGGACCAATGGTTCGACCGCAAGAGTGCCCGAGTCAAACCCTGGAAGCTGGCCGAGACGCTGGTCGGATTCGCCAACGCTGAAGGTGGCGCTGTCGTCGTGGGGTTGTCCGAAGGCCGGGTAGAGGGGATCGACTCCACCGGACCGGAGCACCTATCTGCTCTACAGCAGGCTGCTTTCGACTTCACCCGTCCCGCAGTTCGATGCGAGACCAGGCTCGTAGAGTGCCGCAACGCTGCCGGCAAGGCGGACCGGCTGCTGGTTGTCGCTGTAGCTTCCTCCGAACAGGTCCACGCAGACCATCGCGATCGGGTGTTTCTGCGCGTGGGTGACGAGACCCGTAGGCTCGACTTTTTCCAGCGCCAGAACCTCATCTACGACAAGGGCCAGGCCTCATATGAATTGACGCCCGTGACGGATGCCGGCTTCGACGATCTCGATACGGACCTTCTCGCGGATTACGCCGGAGCCACTGCCCACCCGGATCCGCTGCGGCTGCTCAAGGCTCGCAATCTCATAACCAGTGGCGGGGAAATCACTACGGCCGCCGTGCTGCTATTCGGAACGAATCCCCAGCGATGGTTCCCCGAGGCCCGCGTCCGCGTACTGCGGTACCAGGGCACCGAGCGTGGCACCGGAGTTCGCCAGCGCCTAATAGATGATATCGTTGTCGAAGGATCCATACCCCACCAACTTGCCCTTGCTCGCCAGGTCATCTTCGACCACATGCCCACCCGCCGAGCTCTCGTCCGGGGCCGCTTCGAGCAGGTCATGCTGGTTCCCGAAGACGCCTGGATCGAGGGTCTCGTCAACGCGGTTGTGCATCGGTCATACAACATTGGGGGCGACCACATCCGAGTCGAGATACTCGACGACCGGGTCGAGATCGAGAGCCCCGGACGGTTTCCGGGCATCGTAAGTCTGGACCGGCCTCGTGACATCACCCGGTTCGCCCGTAACCCCAGAGTCACACGTGTCTGCGCCGACCTTCGCTTCGGCCAGGAATTGGGCGAGGGCATCCGGCGAATATTCGATGAAATGCACCTGGCCGGGCTCTCAGACCCCCTGTACACGCAGACAGCGGGCAGCGTGCGTCTCCAACTTTCTTACCGACCGGCGGACCGAGAACTCGAAGAGCGGCTGCCGCGCGGGGCCCGGGATGTGCTGCGCGCCATCAATGAGGCAGGCCGCCTCAGCACCGGCGACACGATGCGCATCACCCGCCAGGCGCGCCCCACGGTGCTCCGGCATCTTCGGGCGCTCGAAACGGAGGGGTTGGTCGAGTGGGTGGGACATTCGGCAAAGGACCCACGTGCCTACTGGACCCGTAGGGTCGAATAA
- a CDS encoding tyrosine-type recombinase/integrase yields MKRPRILSAAFVRTVTEAGRYGDGRGGYGLSLLVKPTANGRLSKTWSQRVRFGGRVTNIGLGAYPIVSLAEARQKALKNRRVIEAGVDPRGSRVPCFSDAAEEVIAIHAAGWKAGGKSEAQWRSSLTTYVYPRLGRLRVDRITTADVMACLLPIWHTRPETARRVRQRIGAVMRWAIAQSYRTDNPAGDAITAALPSNMGRRQHHRALPHADVAASVATIRASGAYPTTVLAFEFLVLTACRSGEVRGARWDEINLDAATWTIPPARMKTGRQHRVPLPTRALELLAEAKQYRDRSGLVFPSATGRELSDATLPKLLREHDIPAVPHGYRSSFRDWAAELTDTPRQICELALAHVNSDRVEAAYQRSDLFDRRRQLMADWAAYLDNPTRG; encoded by the coding sequence GTGAAGCGTCCACGGATCTTATCAGCCGCGTTTGTGCGTACCGTCACCGAAGCGGGCCGTTACGGCGACGGACGCGGCGGTTATGGGCTGAGTTTGTTGGTGAAACCAACGGCGAACGGGCGCCTGTCGAAGACGTGGAGCCAGAGGGTCCGTTTCGGTGGGCGGGTCACCAACATCGGTCTGGGCGCGTATCCGATCGTGTCTTTGGCCGAAGCCCGCCAAAAAGCCCTGAAGAACCGGCGGGTCATTGAGGCGGGCGTCGACCCCCGTGGCAGCCGGGTGCCTTGCTTTTCGGACGCGGCTGAAGAAGTGATCGCTATCCACGCGGCCGGGTGGAAGGCGGGCGGTAAGTCAGAGGCGCAGTGGAGGTCGTCGCTTACCACGTATGTGTATCCGCGTCTTGGACGGCTGCGGGTGGATCGGATCACGACCGCGGATGTGATGGCTTGTCTGTTACCGATTTGGCATACCCGCCCTGAGACGGCGAGGCGGGTTCGGCAGCGGATCGGCGCGGTGATGCGTTGGGCCATCGCCCAGAGCTATCGGACAGACAACCCCGCGGGGGACGCTATCACCGCCGCGTTGCCATCCAACATGGGACGGCGCCAACACCACCGGGCGCTGCCACATGCCGATGTGGCGGCGAGTGTCGCCACCATCCGGGCTTCTGGGGCGTATCCGACGACGGTGTTGGCGTTCGAGTTCCTAGTGCTCACAGCCTGCCGCTCAGGCGAAGTACGCGGCGCCCGATGGGACGAAATCAACCTGGACGCGGCGACGTGGACGATCCCGCCTGCCAGGATGAAAACCGGCCGCCAACACCGTGTGCCGCTCCCCACCCGCGCCCTCGAACTACTGGCAGAAGCCAAGCAGTACCGGGACCGAAGTGGGCTGGTGTTCCCCTCGGCCACAGGACGGGAGTTGTCCGACGCCACCCTGCCCAAACTGTTGCGGGAACATGACATCCCCGCAGTGCCCCACGGTTATCGGTCCAGTTTCCGGGACTGGGCAGCCGAACTGACCGACACACCCCGCCAGATATGCGAACTCGCCCTGGCGCATGTCAACAGCGACCGGGTCGAAGCCGCCTACCAACGGAGCGATCTTTTCGACCGGCGCCGCCAACTCATGGCAGACTGGGCCGCCTACCTCGACAATCCGACGCGGGGTTGA